ggaggaaaaggaaggagacgggaggagaaggaaggagaaggaaggagacgggaggagacaggaggaaaaggaagaaggaaggagacgggaggagaaggaaggagacgggaggagaaggaaggagacgggaggagacaggaggaaaaggaagaaggaaggagacgggaggagaaggaaggagacggGAGGAGATGGGAGGAAAaggaaggagaaggaaggagacaggaggagaaggaaggagaaggaaggagacgggaggagacaggaggaaaaggaaggagaaggaaggagacaggaggagaaggaaggagaaggaaggagacgggaggagacaggaggaaaaggaagaaggAAGGAGACGGGAGGAGAtgggaggagaaggaaggagaaggaaggagacgggaggagacaggaggaaaaggaaggagaaggaaggagacaggaggagaaggaaggagaaggaaggagacgggaggagaaggaaggagaaggaaggagacgggaggagacaggaggaaaaggaaggagaaggaaggagacgggaggagacaggaggaaaaggaaggagacgggaggagaaggaaggagaaggaaggagacgggaggagacaggaggaaaaggaagaaggaaggagacgggaggagaaggaaggagacgggaggagaaggaaggagacgggaggagacaggaggaaaaggaagaaggaaggagacgggaggagaaggaaggagacgggaggagaaggaaggagacggGAGGAGAtgggaggagaaggaaggagacgggaggagacaggaggaaaaggaaggagaaggaaggagacaggaggagaaggaaggagaaggaaggagacgggaggagacaggaggaaaaggaaggaaaaggaaggagaaggaaggagacgggaggagaaggaaggagacggGAGGAGAtgggaggagaaggaaggagacgAGAGGAGAtgggaggagaaggaaggagatgagaggagacaggaggaaaaggaaggagaaggaaggagacaggaggagaaggaaggagaaggaaggagacgggaggagacaggaggaaaaggaaggaaaaggaaggagaaggaaggagacgggaggagaaggaaggagacggGAGGAGAtgggaggagaaggaaggagacggGAGGAGAtgggaggagaaggaaggagacgagaggagacaggaggaaaaggaaggagaaggaaggagacaggaggagaaggaaggagaaggaaggagacgggaggagacaggaggaaaaggaaggaaaaggaaggagaaggaaggagacgggaggagaaggaaggagacggGAGGAGAtgggaggagaaggaaggagacggGAGGAGAtgggaggagaaggaaggagacgagaggagacaggaggaaaaggaaggagaaggaaggagacaggaggagaaggaaggagaaggaaggagacgggaggagacaggaggaaaaggaaggaaaaggaaggagaaggaaggagacgggaggagaaggaaggagacggGAGGAGAtgggaggagaaggaaggagacggGAGGAGAtgggaggagaaggaaggagacgagaggagacaggaggaaaaggaaggagacgagaggagacaggaggaaaaggaaggaaaaggaaggagaaggaaggagacgggaggagaaggaaggagacggGAGGAGATgggaggagaagggaggagaaggaaggagacggGAGGAGAtgggaggagaaggaaggagaaggaaggagacgggaggagaaggaaggagaaggaaggagacggGAGGAGACAAGAAGACTGGAACATCTGTGTCTCAACAAGGACGTGTATTGAGTGCAGCTGAACGTTCGTGTCTCTGGAGTCCCAGCGAAGGAGAATCCGTTTCCAAGCAGATGTGTTCCAGAGGGAGGAGTTTGATCAGCTTCTGTCTCTGTTAAACACAAACACCGTCTCTACGTCACGCCGTCCCCTCGCCTTTGTCCGCTGGACGCTTTTATTTCTCTGGTTTTTCACCACAACAGGAGTAAAAACGAGACGTATTATTACAGTGTGTGAAGATTTATTTCATCTGTTGGATCAGCTGACGACCAGCTGATTAACTAGTTATTTCTCCCAAAGAGTAATTTGGGAGAAACTAGTTAGTGAGTTACAGCATTCTAACGGTAACTAGTCGTTCCGTGGGGGTCCGGGGTgggggctggctggggggccttGGGGGTCCATTGGCTCTGGCCGTTTCTCTGGATCGGTGGTCGGAAAGGGTCATTAGGTGGGAGACTGTGTGACTAACCGGATCCGGGGCCTTGGTGGCCTGGTGCTCCCTGGTGGCGGGCCAGGGGGCGACCGGGGAGGTCTGGGGCTGTCGAGGGGCTGGCCTGGGGCTGCGTGGCCcggttggggggggggtgtcccggGGCACTGGTGCGTTGGGCTCTTGGcagggccgggcctttgcccttcTACCCGTGGGTGGTCCTGGGGaggcgggggcgcctacagcggccagctggggagttggctgcctgggagagagatctctcttCCGGCTGTacccctccccgagcccctctcctcccccgccacccacatcatacacaccacacatagggctctgtggggcgggtggagtCGGTGGATTTGGCTGGGGGTCCACATTTCGGGATCCCCCAGTGGACCCCTGCGACTGCCTGctccactagattttaatcacaacctagacactTTTAACGCGGGTGCCGAAACCGCTCTCACTGTGTTCTCTTGCCCTGCCTTTTGCTCTTTGATTCTCACGTGCCTTGTATGGctttggtcacatgactgcgGTCGACCAATTAGCTAGCTTTATCAAGCGCTACCCGGAAGCGATCGGTCACATGCGAGGGGAGAGCTACACAAATGTTTGCTACGAGGTATGTTTTGCTTCAGATTACTATTAACTCATCATGTCATGTTCTGAAACTTATTGCATGAACCGATGACTTGTAGGAGCCGACTATCAGTCCGAAACCGCCGCGAATGACTGcgcatttaaatgaaataagcGGAATCGGTGAGTCCATGCTTCCTATATTGTTTGGTTGGTTAGCTTAGCATTAGCCACCCCATAGGATAACATGGGTCCGGTTAGCATTTGCTATCAATGCCAAACAGTGGACAGTATTGTTGTCTGAATGAATTGTATTTAATGTGACATGTCTGTTTATATTATCCATCCTTGTTTCTATTGAAATGTACTTATATGCATTTTAACTGCAAAGCTTTATTGCGACTGATTTATGTGACTGAAAGTTATTTAATTCAGTTACAagtaattgttttattaattgtttgGAATACTTTGGATATATTGTATAATATTGACCTTACATGTGAAATTATTTATCCACTGTAATACAGTTAGTATTATTGTTTTGATATTTAGATTGGTGAATTGTGTACCCATAGATTTATTGGAATAACGTTGGTCCTGTTGTTTATACAGGCCAGATCTAGATGGCGAGCTAACCCTAATGAACCTGAATCAACTCAGCTGCTGAAGATTCCTACCAGGACCCCCTCCATCCCTCTGCTCAGCTCGGGCTGGTAGGAGGCTCCTGTAGCCGACACGAACTCTTGCACTCGCTCACGCACTTATTCTGCGACCCATTGCTCCAGCTACTTACACTATTCCATTCCCACACATGGACGTCTCTCTGAACTGGTACATCTGGGTCGTATGAACTGTTAACGTTCACTCTGCGTTGGACTGTGCGTGTGAGCTCTCCATTGATCTGTGCGCTCCCGATCAATGTTGAATTGAATATTAGATTTGAATATTGAACTGTTGTAAATAACCTTTGAACTGGGTAATTATTTGAATATTGAATCCTTGTAACACATTGTGGGTTTTACTCTTTAGAATGGCCATTCTCTCCCTCTGAatgttaaatgtatgttttgtctttgtctttaattATATTCAATACATGGTACCATCAAAAGCAACCCTTCCAGTCTCTGCCTCTTTCTCCTTGAGCTGAACCTTACTCTTCTGAACACTAGTCCATTACGATTATATTGCATAATGTTAGTACCTAGGGTCCCTCCTTTACTCACCCTTTAGTGATTAGTGACCATTTTGTGCAACATATATGCTACATACTAATATACATTGAGGGTCTCGGGggggcacatgggctgtgggtgggcggacaggaaccaccgaggtggcccttcctccatcccctccctttgtgacctctctccccccgattttattaACACagtagacactaccacatttaacagtattgcactacacacataacacacacacacactgagggagtcctgctgcctggcagcagtgggacccaccaccatctcatggctccttccagtttttaattgcagtATAAATAGCCcacactcacgcacacacaactcaggcggGGGGGTGTTCGGTGGaggtggaggttcggtgcctgcctggagtccttTGTGTCGTGCTGCTGGGCGCCGTTTGCCCTGGGGGCCGCCCTTGGTGCCGCATCGGGGGGCTAGAGAGACCTCTGGGAGAATGTATGaggttgtgtgagtgtgtcatgggctgcccctggtgtgtgtgtgtgtgtggggggggggggaacctgcagacatgttcttgtccctggggtgcttagccttggtgttgggttggcatGGCTGGCGGTGGTTTGCCtggggccccgtcgggttcctggacggggctctgctggggggaatgggtggccttGTGGCCTTGGGCCTGTTGAGTGCCTGCACATGGCCACACACGCtcgttcacacgtgcatgctcacaaacgtgctcgtctctccatctgcttctgactagatgtagctgatgtttgtgtgttggtacgtttatctgcaggtacgtttgatgactgctgtactttttcatatcatccttttcctattttctttatgtatcatgtagtactgtggtagtttatatagtttttttgtggtgtgttttaggaagcctagacaactgttatttacacattttaatcctgtccttttctaccttttttttccaccttctttttcctctctcttcacttttcctctatctccctgtcaggttcggtaacgacaaaaactgaagaaaaaaagattacaataaaaataataaaaatatcaagggcagccatgtatataacatgtctcccttggtagagcaaatctgtcaagcaaagtGTGggacacagaccaccgttctgtatgttaggatgctggacaggacagagttaaaaaaaaaagttactagTTACTGTTAGTGAGTTTCAGCATTCTAACAGTAACTAGTTACTGTTATCTATACCGAGGATGCTGATTGGACGGCTCTGCCTCCTTCTTCGCCATCATACCTTTTTTCCCATTAATACAGCTGATGAACCAAAATCCAGTAAAACCGCATGGATTATTTCCTAAATTCACCAACCTGTTGGTTCCTGCAGACAGCAGgtggaaaagagaagaagaaaccagCTTTCACACCTTCCAGACCAACCCGCAGTTTCCCAGCAAAGTTGTGGAGCAGAGCTCGGCTGATACCTGGCCAAGAGAGGGCGGAGCTAAACATGACTGTCCACTGGAGGGCGGAGCTAAATGTGGCCAAAAGATAGCTGAACATGACAGGGTGGTGCTAAACATAGCTAACCAGGGGAGGGCGGGGCTAAACATAGCTAACCAAGGGAGTGTGGAGCTAAACATAGCTAACCAAGGGAGTGTGGAGCTAAACATAGCTAACCAAGGGAGGGCGGGGCTAAACATAGCTAACCAAGGGAGGGCGGGGCTAAACATAGCTAACCAAGGGAGGGCGGGGCTAAACATAGCTAACCAAGGGAGGGCGGGGCTAAACATAGCTAACCAAGGGAGGGCGGGGCTAAACATAGCTAACCAAGGGAGGGCGGGGCTAAACATAGCTAACCAAGGGAGGGCGGGGCTAAACATAGCTAACCAAGGGAGGGCGGGGCTAAACATAGCTAACCAAGGGAGGGCGGGGCTAAACATAGCTAACCAAGGGAGTGTGGAGCTAAACATAGCTAACCAGGGGAGGGCGGAGCTAAACAAAGCTAACCAGGGGAGGGCAGGGCAAAACATAGCTAACCAAGGGAGTGTGGAGCTAAACATAGCTAACCAGGGGAGGGCGGGGCTAAACATAGCTAACCAGGGGAGGGCGGGCCTAAACATAGCTAACCAAGGGAGTGTGGAGCTAAACATAGCTAACCAGAGGAGGGCGGGGCTAAACATAGCTAACCAGGGGAGGTCGGGGCTAAACATAGCTAACAATGAGAGGTCTGACTTAAACATGGCCACATCTGCATGATATGAGGGAAAACTCACCGTGTTCTTTCATGGTTTCTATGGTAACCCCAGCTGCTGATCGTGAGTGGATGTTCCTGAcaacagaaaagacagaaaggaggaggagtccccttcatcatcattatcattgttttacagctttttttatgaaaatgaaatgttacaTGTGACCTGTGATGATCAGCTGTGACATTAACAtctgatggttgtcaatcaatAATCAATGCATGATGATTGTACTTGATCCTGATCatgaaaatcagtttttatacCTGAcctgttactgacctgttaccgaCCTGTTACTGACCTGTAACAGACCTGTTACTGACCTGTAACAGACCTGGTTAGACCTGTTACTGACCTGTAACAGACCTGGTTAGACcttttactgacctgttacTATCCTGTTACTGACCTGTAACAGACCTGTTACTGACCTGTAACAGACCTGGTTAGAcctgttactgacctgttactgACCTGTAACAGACCTGTTACTGACTTGTAACAGACTTGTAACAGACCTgcatcagaaaacatgtcaaaaacACGTATGAAGCGGCTGCGTGTCATTCTGCCTCACACAGGCAGGTCCAGCTCCTTGGCGATGTCTAGCTGTTTAACGAAGACCTGGTTGTCTCGGTCCGCGCTGAGTCAGAGCGCACCACGGTGTGAAGTCCAAACCGATCTGAAACCAGAACAAGGAAAAACATCTGTCATTCAGCATTATCTCCTCTCATTGTTTTTCTAACTCATGTCCTGAAAATGCCTCCTTAAATAAACTGATGGAACAATTTCTGAAAGGTAAATTCCAGTCGGTAAAAAGTTTTCAATCTGCTGCAGACGAAACAAAGTCCTGGAATTTCAGACTGGACCTGAACCAACATACAATCCCGTTCCTGGaccagtttcttttttaaaagcaatgtgTGAACCTACGGAGGCGGGTCCTGCTGTGGATTTAAAGGAAGGTAGAAAAGGTTTGTAGAGTTCACCTCTCCAACAGCAACGAGCCGATTTCTGTGGACGTAGAACCGTGACCGGGCGGCATCCAGGTCCTGCAGGAAACACGGATCATTAAAGAAAAGCTTCACACGCGTTCACAGTCTGAACGGGTCAGAAACACCTACCAGCCTCCATCTTCCTCGCCTGAAACACAACTAATATTTCCTGATCCAGACGCTCCGGATCAACATCTGCTCAGGTGTTTTCCTACCTGAGGCATGGCGCTGCGCCGCTCTAACCCCCCACTGGTCTGCAGCAGGTGGACACCAAAACACGGAGACACCAGATCTGGAAACCTGGAAGAAGGAATTCAGGATAACTTCAGGAATGAGAAGGAGCCGCCTAGCTGAGAGCAGCTGTCTACACATGAAGGTCCGTTTAGTCTGGTTCTGTTAGCTCTGCCAGTTCCGACCCGCCCACCGGGTTACAGAGAACATCTCCGGCCCGTCCGCCGGGTTACAGAAAACATCTCCGGCCCGTCCGCCGGGTTACAGAAAACATCTCCGGCCCGCCGGCCGGGTTACAGGTAACATCTCCGACCCGCCCGCCGGGTTACAGAGAACATCCCTGACCCGCCCGCCGGGTTACAGAAAACATCTCCGGCCCGCCCGCCGGGTTACAGAAAACATCTCCGACCCGTTCGCCGGGTTACATAAAACATCTCCGACCCGCCCGCCGGGTTACAGAGAACATCTCCGGCCCGCCCGCCGGGTTACAGAAAACATCTCCGGCCCGCCCGCCGGGTTACAGAGAACATCTCCGGCCCCCCTGCCGGGTTACAGAGAACATCTCTGACCCGTCCGCCTTGTTACAGAAAACATCTCCGGCCCGCCCGCTGCTTCATGGTGGAAGTTTAACTcagcttcagtttttattttcaccatttcattctttaccaaacaaaaattaccaatttctgtcttttcaccatttttttattttacaactttaaaataaaaaaatcagaccTCGTCTTCAGCTGCAGAGAGAGCTAcatgtaatctgattacctttCTTGTATCTGCAGAGCGAGCTATgtgtaatctgattacctttcttgcagctgcagagcgCGCTAcatgtaatctgattacctttcttgcagctgcagagcgCGCTAGGTGTAATCTGATAACCTTTCTTGCATCTGCAGAGTGAGCTACgtgtaatctgattacctttCTTGTATCTGCAGAGCGAGCTATgtgtaatctgattacctttCTTGCAGCTGCAGAGTGCGCTACATATAATCTGATTACCTttcttgcagctgcagagcgCGCTAGgtgtaatctgattacctttCTTGCATCTGCAGAGTGAGCTACgtgtaatctgattacctttcttgcagctgcagagcaagCTACttgtaatctgattacctttcttgcagctgcagagcaagCTACttgtaatctgattacctttcttgcagctgcagagcgAGCTAcatgtaatctgattacctttCTTGTATCTGTAGAGCGAGCTACttgtaatctgattacctttcttgcagctgcagagcgCGCTAcatgtaatctgattacctttcttgcagctgcagagcgCGCTAcatgtaatctgattacctttcttgcagctgcagagcacGCTACGTGTAATCTGATAACCTTTCTTGTATCTGCAGAGCGAGCTACgtgtaatctgattacctttcttgcagctgcagagcacGCTGCATGTAATCTGATAACCTTtctttgcagctgcagagcgCGCTATATGTAATCTGATAACCTTtttttgcagctgcagagcgCGCTACGTGTGATCTGATTACCTTTCTTGTATCTGCAGAGCGCGCTATATGTAATCTGATAACCTttcttgcagctgcagagcgCGCTATATGTAATCTGATAACCTTtttttgcagctgcagagcgCGCTACGTGTAATCTGACTACCTttcttgcagctgcagagcacGCTACGTGTAATCTGATAACCTTTCTTGTATCTGCAGAGCGAGCTACgtgtaatctgattacctttcttgcagctgcagagcacGCTGCATGTAATCTGATAACCTTtctttgcagctgcagagcgCGCTATATGTAATCTGATAACCTTtttttgcagctgcagagcgCGCTACGTGTGATCTGATTACCTTTCTTGTATCTGCAGAGCGCGCTATATGTAATCTGATAACCTttcttgcagctgcagagcgCGCTATATGTAATCTGATAACCTTtttttgcagctgcagagcgCGCTACGTGTAATCTGACTACCTTACTTGTATCTGCAGAGTGCGCTAGgtgtaatctgattacctttCTTGCATCTGCAGAGTGAGCTACgtgtaatctgattacctttcttgcagctgcagagcaagCTACttgtaatctgattacctttcttgcagctgcagagcgCGCTAGgtgtaatctgattacctttCTTGCATCTGCAGAGTGAGCTACgtgtaatctgattacctttcttgcagctgcagagcaagCTACttgtaatctgattacctttcttgcagctgcagagcaagCTACttgtaatctgattacctttcttgcagctgcagagcgAGCTAcatgtaatctgattacctttCTTGTATCTGTAGAGCGAGCTACttgtaatctgattacctttcttgcagctgcagagcgCGCTAcatgtaatctgattacctttcttgcagctgcagagcgCGCTAcatgtaatctgattacctttcttgcagctgcagagcacGCTACGTGTAATCTGATAACCTTTCTTGTATCTGCAGAGCGAGCTACgtgtaatctgattacctttCTTGTATCTGCAGAGCGAGCTACgtgtaatctgattaccttGTATTTGCAGAGCGGGCTACGTGTAGTCTGATTACCTTGTATCTGCAGAGCGCGCTAcatgtaatctgattacctttcttgcagctgcagagcgTGCTAcatgtaatctgattacctttCTTGCAGCTCTAGAGCAAGCTACgtgtaatctgattacctttCTTGCATGCAGAGCGCGCTACgtgtaatctgattacctttCTTGCATGCAGAGCGTGCTACATGACACgtgtaatctgattacctttCTTGTATTTGCAGAGCGAGCTACGTGTAGTCTGATTACCTTGTATCTGCAGAGCGCGCTACgtgtaatctgattacctttcttgcagctccagagcaaGCTATgtgtaatctgattacctttCTTGTATTTGCAGAGTGAGCTACttgtaatctgattacctttcttgcagctgcagagcgTGCTAcatgtaatctgattacctttCTTGCAGCTCTAGAGCAAGCTACgtgtaatctgattacctttCTTGCATGCAGAGCGCGCTACgtgtaatctgattacctttCTTGCATGCAGAGCGTGCTACATGACACgtgtaatctgattacctttCTTGTATTTGCAGAGCGAGCTACGTGTAGTCTGATTACCTTGTATCTGCAGAGCGCGCTAcatgtaatctgattacctttcttgcagctccagagcaaGCTATgtgtaatctgattacctttCTTGTATTTGCAGAGTGAGCTAcatgtaatctgattacctttCTTGCAGCTCTAGAGCAAGCTACgtgtaatctgattacctttCTTGCATGCAGAGCGCGCTACgtgtaatctgattacctttCTTGCATGCAGAGCGTGCTACATGACACgtgtaatctgattacctttCTTGTATTTGCAGAGCGAGCTACGTGTAGTCTGATTACCTTGTATCTGCAGAGCGCGCTAcatgtaatctgattacctttcttgcagctccagagcaaGCTATgtgtaatctgattacctttCTTGTATTTGCAGAGTGAGCTAcatgtaatctgattacctttCTTGCAGCTCTAGAGCAAGCTACgtgtaatctgattacctttCTTGTATCTGCAGAGCGAGCTATgtgtaatctgattacctttCTTGCAGCTGCAGAGTGCGCTACATATAATCTGATTACCTttcttgcagctgcagagcgAGCTAGgtgtaatctgattacctttCTTGCATCTGCAGAGTGAGCTACgtgtaatctgattacctttcttgcagctgcagagcaagCTACttgtaatctgattacctttcttgcagctgcagagcaagCTACttgtaatctgattacctttcttgcagctgcagagcgAGCTAcatgtaatctgattacctttCTTGTATCTGTAGAGCGAGCTAcatgtaatctgattacctttcttgcagctgcagagcgCGCTAcatgtaatctgattacctttcttgcagctgcagagcacGCTACGTGTAATCTGATAACCTTTCTTGTATCTGCAGAGCGAGCTACgtgtaatctgattacctttcttgcagctgcagagcgTGCTACATGACACgtgtaatctgattacctttCTTGTATTTGCAGAGCGAGCTACGTGTAGTCTGATTACCTTGTATCTGCAGAGCGCGCTAcatgtaatctgattacctttcttgcagctccagagcaaGCTATgtgta
The sequence above is drawn from the Melanotaenia boesemani isolate fMelBoe1 chromosome 22, fMelBoe1.pri, whole genome shotgun sequence genome and encodes:
- the tatdn3 gene encoding LOW QUALITY PROTEIN: putative deoxyribonuclease tatdn3 (The sequence of the model RefSeq protein was modified relative to this genomic sequence to represent the inferred CDS: deleted 1 base in 1 codon), which codes for MDYDCHCHLSAREFEQDLEDVIQRSREAGVKTSITVTEEAGEFSRVLQLQERFPDLVSPCFGVHLLQTSGGLERRSAMPQDLDAARSRFYVHRNRLVAVGEIGLDFTPWCALTQRDRDNQVFVKQLDIAKELDLPVNIHSRSAAGVTIETMKEHGISRALLHNFAGKLRVGLEGVKAGFFFSFPPAVCRNQQRQKLIKLLPLEHICLETDSPSLGLQRHERSAVRNEDIALSCRYMSEVKGVSPQKVQVITAQNAYRIFSKAPKT